The window cttggttacctccctgaccaaggcccttctcctccgattgctcagtttgcccggcgggccaactctaggaagtgtcttggtggttccaatcttcttccatttaagaatgatggaggccactgtgttcttgggaaccttcaatgctttTTTTGGTacttttccccagatctgtgccttgacacattcctgtctcggagctctacagacaattccttcgacctcatggcttagtttttactcagacatgcactgtcaactgtgggatcttatgtagacaggtgtatgcctttccaaatcatgtccaatcaattgaatttaccacaggtgaactccaatcaagttgtaaaaacatctcaatggaaacaggatgcatcagtcaaaagtttggacaccaacttacccccccccccccaataaaaaaaaaaaagattttctaatttgtagaataatagtaaagacatcaaaactatgaaataaataaCACATTGAACTGTAGTAACCCaacaggtgttaaacaaatcaaaatatatttgagattcttcaaagtagacaatctttgccttgatgacagctttgcacacgcttggcattctctcaaccagcttcatgaggtcgtcatctggaatgcatttcaattaacaggtgtgccttgttaaaagtacatttgtgaaatttctttccttaatactTTTGATCCAATTTGTTTTTGTAGTGACAAGGTATGGTtggtatacagaacatagccctatttggtaaaagaccaagtccatattatggcaagaacagctcaaataagcaaagagaaacaacagtccgtcattactttgactgaccttcatgtcttaatctggaaaatttcaagaatttTGAAAGTAAAAACCATCAAGttctataatgaaactggctcttgtgaggaccgccataggaaaggaagacccagagtttcctttgctgcagaggataagttcattagagttaccagcctcagaaattgcagcccaaataaatggttcagagttcaagtaacagacacatctcaacatcaattgtttagaggagactgtgtgaatcaggccttcatggtcgaattagtgaagaaaccacttctaaaggacaccaataagaagacacttgtttgggccaagcaacacgagcaatggacattagaccgacggaaatctgtcctttggtctgatgagtccaaattagagGTTGTTGGTTCCAAccacagtgtctttgtgagatgcagagtaggtgagcaGATTAtctttgcatgtgtggttcccactgaagcatggaggtgtgatgatgtgggggtgctttgttggtgacactttaaaattcaaggcacactttaccaacatggctaccacagaaatTTGCAgcaacaccatcccatctggtatgcacttagtgggactctcatttgttttacaacaggacaatgacccaacacaacttcaggctgtgtaaaggctatttgaccaagaaggagagtgatggagtgctacatcggatgacttggcctccacaatcacccaatgtCAACCcaattgggatgagttggacagcagagtgaaggaaaagcagccaactagTGGTCGGAATGTGTgatctccttcaagactgttggaaaagcattccaggtgaagctagttgagagaatcccaagcgtgtgcaaagctgtcaaaggcaaagggtggctactttgaataatctcaaatataaaatatattttgatttgtttaacactttttggttactgcatgattccatatgtgttgtttcatagctttgatgtcttcactattcttttACAATGTGGAAAACCCATGAATGAGTCGGTTTGTCCAAacttggactggtactgtatgtaaatagggtatttctgtttaataaattagcaaacatttcttaacctgtttttgctttgtcattatggggtattgtgtgtgaatTGCTTAAGTTTTTTTggtataatacattttaaaataaggctgtaacgtaactctTCCTCAAACTAGCTTCAATTCCAAGCTCTCTGTACAAGACTAGGAGTATGGTAACATGAGACCAGTCCCTATTtaacctctctcccccttcctacaGTGTGTGTGAACCCGGGTGATCTCCACCATGGTGTACCCACGCAGCGAGGAGGCCCTGGAGCGCCTGACCCAGGATGAGATAGTGCTCAACACCAAAGCTGTGATGCAGGGCCTGGAGACCCTCCGCGGGGAGCATGCCCAGCTCCTCACCTCCCTGCTGGACTGCACACAGCCACCTGCTGCCCAGGAGAAGTCAGGCCTGCTGCGTAAGAGCCTTGAGGCCATCGAACTGGGCCTGGGAGAGGCACAGGTAGGAACAAGAtgagggatgtggagggaagagggtgagggctagCGAGGCAGAAGAGAAGTGGAAGACGAAAGAGGGAAGGCacaggggaatgagagagacaggcGGTGGGTGAGCGGAAGAGGCTCAGCCTTGAGAGGTAAGGGAGGATAATGAAATGATGGGAGAGTAGAGgtgaatggagagggggaggatgctGGTGCTCGATGTGGGTTATTGCTAGTTCATACGCTGTGACTAAGACTTGAAGGAGAGGATGAATTTAGATGCATGCATCATAGAGCGTGAGGAGGGTGATTCATCAAGAGGATATGAGAGTTGTTCCTGTAGGAAGGCAGCGGTGGGAATCTGGGTTGGGTACAGATGGTCTGATATAACATGAACGGCATAAAAGAAGGTCCCTAAAGACAACTCCCCACCCTCTTTTGAATAGACCAGACTATAATAGAAGGATATTCTCCTCCAAGAAGGAAATTCTTTGCACTTGTTTTGGAGCCGGTGACAACAGTCACGCACACCGTACAAATCCCAGGTAAACATTCTACAATGCTCCTCACTTCTTCCTAGCCTGGTAGTCCCCGCTAACGTACAATGTGGTCTGGCCCCCAAGCTAGCCGCTTCCCCTTTTTTGTTTTAGTTTCATTCCTGCAGCGTTACTTGTTTTATTTgaaccacctcatctctctctcgtttccctctCTCGTTTCCCTCTCTCGTTTCCTTCTCTTGCCatgttgtcattgaaaataagagctggttctaaccccccccccccccaccccccttgtCCAGGTGATCATTGCCCTGTCGGGCCACCTGAGTGCGGTGGAGTCTGAGAAGCAGAAGCTAAGAGCCCAGGTCAGACGACTGTGTCAGGAGAACCAGTGGTTACGAGACGAACTGGCAGGAACACAGGTAGACATACTACAGCCAAATCCACCTTACGTGTATGTACAGCGTAGGACACGGCATCATTCACTCCGATATCAAAGTCTTTGTTTTCAGACCTCGGTGGTGAAATGTTCTGGGGATGTGGGATGAGTCCACATCCCAACGTACACAACCGACTGTGTGGAGTGTGGACTCACCTCAACGTTACCTTTGAGGGCGGTCAACATCTGGCTAACATTTTAGGGATTTTGGAGTATACGATCACTTTGATCCTTTCCGAAGCGAGACGTTTCCAAAGTGTCCCCTTCCACTCCCCCCCCTCCAGAGCAAGCTGCAGTGTAGTGAGCAGAGTGTTGCCcagctggaggaggagaagaaacacCTGGAGTTCATGAACAAGATCAAGAAGTTTGACGACGACGTGTCTCCGTCTGAGGAGAAGGCTGCGGGCGAGACGTCCAAAGACAGCCTCGACGACCTGTTCCCCAACGACGACGACCAGGGACAAGGTAGGGCGCTTGATTGGCCCGAGGAGAATCCCATTGCGGGGACAGGGTAGACATGGGGTTAGATGGTAATGTTGAAGACGATGGGTGTTAGATATGGTTGGGGATACAGAAGGCTTATGACTTATGATACTTGATTTATTGATTTGGCATTTTGGTTCCTGACACTGCCACCTCTTAAAACGTGAAATAAATGACATATCGTCATCTCAGATATTCCTTTGCGAAATAAGCATCGTCTCTTAACATGCCAGTTGTACCTCAGCGCGAGCACGCCATTCTGTACCAAGAATGAAAGCCCTTTTTTGATTTGGAACCCCTGTTCTGTCCCAACAAAGTATTCAAGAGTGAATCACTTTTAACCCCCTCCgcatccccagcccagcccagcggAGAGGCTGCGGCCCAGCAGGGTGGCTACGAGATCCCGGCCCGCCTGAGGACTCTTCATAACCTGGTGATCCAGTACGCCTCCCAGGGGAGGTACGAGGTAGCCGTGCCCCTCTGCAAACAGGCCTTGGAGGACCTGGAGAAGACCTCCGGACACGACCACCCCGATGTGGCCACCATGCTCAACATCCTGGCCCTCGTCTACAggtgagaggggaagggagaaatgagagtgagtgagggagatggatggagtgcGGGACCGGTGGGATATGCTCGTGGAAGATGGACGGCTGGATGTGCTCATAGAAAAAGATGATTGGGTGCGGAGAGGATGTGTGGATAGCCGGGTAGAAGAATGAATTGAGACTTACTGCTTAATTACGGTGCTTCTGCAAATCTTCTTACCTGGAATTATATTTGTGTTCCAGGGACCAGAACAAGTATAAAGAGGCAGCCCACCTGCTGAACGATGCCCTGGCCATCAGAGAGAAGACTCTGGGGAAGGACCACCCTGCGGTGGCTGCCACTCTCAACAACCTGGCCGTGCTCTACGGGAAGAGGGGCAAGTACAAGGAGGCTGAGCCCCTCTGCAAGAGAGCCCTGGAGATCAGAGAGAAGGTACACAAAATAACACTAATGATTTTAATTGCATTTATGACTCAACATGTGTAGTGACCAGAGAGAACTCTCATCTCCTTTCATTGTAGCTAAAGTAAGTCTTGATGTGCGTCTCTGTGCCTGTGGTGTTCAGGTCCTGGGCAAGTACCACCCTGATGTGGCCAAGCAGCTGAACAACCTGGCCCTGCTGTGTCAGAACCAGGGAAAGTACGAGGAGGTGGAGTATTACTACAGGCGAGCCCTGGAGATCTACCAGTCCAAACTAGGAGCTGATGACCCCAACGTAGCCAAGACCAAGAACAACCTGGTGAGGGGAGGAATATTGAGGGGGAGGAATATTGAGGGGAGGAATATTGAGGGGGAGGAAtatggagggggggggaggaatatggagggaagggggaggaatatggaggggaagggggaggaatATGGAGGGGgaagcagggagaaagagaggtgaagcgggagggagagagcataTTCTGGAATACCTCAGATGATCATTTAGCCaaatttttacattacatttacatttaagtcatttagcagacgctcttatccagagcgacttacaaattggtgcattcaccttatgacatccagtggaacagtcactttacttTACAGTGCATCTGTATAGGGCAGTACAAAGTAATGCATTCTAATCTTTAAAAaataccctgttaccctgttttGGGAAATGTAAAACAGTTTTGTTATTGATGCACATGCTTTTATGTGTTGATGTGAAATGTTTGTCATTAAACCTGTGTACATTTCATCGTATCTCTTTAGGCTACATGCTACCTCAAACAGGGGAAGTTCAAGGATGCTGAGTCTCTGTACAAAGAGATCCTGACCCGAGCACACGAGAAGGAGTTTGGCTCAGTCAACAGTGAGTCTCCTACAATCACATTGAAGGGACTAGGCCtgcgtcccaaaatggcaccctattccctgtagtgcacttctattgaccagagccctttgggaataaggtgccatttgggacactgccTGGTTCTACATTTACCACCACGCTAGACCTAACGACTCTATGAAGTCTTCATTCTGGCCACGACTTCCTAGTGAACCCTGTGGTTATTGGCTGGCCGTGCGCGGCCGTGTCCTGACCGGTCGGATCAGGGCTAATCTGTCGTGCGTGGAGCGGCTTAATTCACCACTGTGTCCAGATCACTGCCCGTAAGCCAATCAAACACGGACATACTCAGGACAGCACAGTAGAGGGCGGCTTTGGCGTTGTTTAGCTAGCATGGCACAGACCAGCATAACCCACTTTGTACCCCCCTACACAAGTTAAGTGTGTTGATTTTACGGTTTAATTCGTGAAATGAGCACACACTGACGGGTAAATGCATGGAGAGGTTAAATCCTCTGAGTTACATGCCATAAATCAACCCATTTTGATTTTAAATTCAAAACCCAATCTTTTTCCAGTGAGGGGAGCACCTACATTCTTACACGTTTTGGTCCACGCAAAACAAGGTGTATGAATGTACACATAACACAGTGACACTGATAACCCCCCCCCCTATACCTTCTGTTCTCTTTCAGATGACAACAAACCTATCTGGATGCatgcggaggagagagaggagagcaaggtACTTTACAGTATGGACCTGTTGTATGTTGTGCTGAACCACGGTCCTGTTACTGGATGACACTGTCCGGGCTATTAACTCTGATGGATAGGCGGACCTGATAGAACTGAGAGGGAGAGCGTTAATATGATAACGGAGGCTTTGTAATAAGGTCTGTGATttgtctctgctgctgctgcttatAGTCCAGTGGCTAAGCCTAATGTTTGACGGCAACTGTGGACTTTGTGGTAAAGGCACTAAATTACACACACAGCTAGGATGAGTCCTTAGTGTTTTTAGCTATAGTGGCATCGCATTTTGTGTTGTTTTGTCGTCACAAAGGCATTTGGTTAAAATGGGTTTACCTGTCTCCTTTGCTGGACATAATGCATTACTATGGGATTTTACCTAGAGAGATGTGTGCATTGGAGGTTTGGTGTCACGTTTCTTGAAATTGACATAGTATGTTATATCATTGTGTCATTGTAAGCAGCCCGACTTCAGGGAAAACGTtactttttgtttttaaatacCCGCAGTCAACTTttgcaactttttttttttttttacattctgAGGCTTCTaattccccagaacagttgagacagtcatgtgtttgtttgtaaatagcacaacggGTGAAAGCTGGAGCACGTGAGTTCAGCTGTGTATTGACAGGGGTCGCTTTTTATATTTAAAGTcgggtgtttttttgttgttgtcgttgGGTTAAATAGAGTGATCGGGGATGTGCAACTATAGTTTTCCatcacagaaaatacattagtgcaacacattcGGCAGAAAATAGCTTCATTTTCATGATCAGAAGTGGAACACTATTTGGCTGGTGGCCGCAAGTGAATGAGTTTTTAACATTCAATGTCATTCAAATGTCCACAATTTCTTCCCTTAGTCGCTGGACTATaactgcctgcctctctctctctcgctcaggcGAAGAGGAAGGATGCTGTGCCCTATGGAGAATATGGGAGCTGGTACAAGGCCTGCAAAGTTGACAGGTAACAGTTAGTATTTGAAATTAATTTTAATGTGAGAAATACAACTCGGTGTTCTAAATTATATTAATGTTGTGCTTTAATCATGTATGGAAGTCCAGAAAGGACATatgagtaaaataaataaaaatccctcATGTCTCGATCACAACTTTATCTCATGATCACGACACGATAAAAGTTGCTTTTTCGAGATCAGGAGATAATCAAAAGTACAGTGCTTCATTCATTTGTTCCCATGCACAATAACCACCTCAAGGAGCCCAGTGGCTGCACTCGTGGGGGATTTAAGCCGCGAACAATGCCTGACAGGCAGCCTATTCTCCCAGGCAGCGTGCCACCCCAAGACCACAGACAATCTCATGCAAGGAGCAACGCAGCCAACTTGTCTAGTCTTGTTAGCATGCATAACTGATACGTGTATAATTATAAGggacatatttacatttacaatggGTGAGCTCCATTCCTGACAGGCTGATCAGATTCAATTTCAGCTTTAGAGGCTGATAAGACAGGATGCTGCCTTTTTTTATTCTGTTTTATAGGTAAGGCTCCTTGTAGACAGCCAACAAGGCAGCATCCTGAGACTGCTATTGAATCTGATCAGCCTGCCAGGAATAGAGCACACCCACTCTTGATCATATACATATTGCACTGACTGTTAATATGCCTGTCAGAAATGGGGCCCACCCACCCActctgtaaatgtaaatattatccAGAAAACATCAAGTGTCCATTACAATTATACACATGCCAGGTATGCAAGCTAACAACCAGCATAGATAACAAGCTAGCAAGACTAACTAGCTAGCTCGATCAAGACTAGCCAAGTTATCTGCATTGTTGCTTGCATGCGATTGGCTGTGGTCTTGGGGGGGGTGGCACAGCCTGGGAGACGAAGCTGCCTGTCAGGCATCGTTCAGGGCTTAAATGCACCACGAGGGCTTAGCTCAAAGTAAGGGACATTTAGCTTCCTAACTTTCTTAAACTGATAATGAGCTCCAAACACAAATACAAAGCTTGATGTTAGCATGAAATGTACCATCCCTTGTAGCGATCAATGAAATGTATGTGCTGATCCACCATGGGCTCTGCTGTCTCAGCCCATACTGTCAATCTGTCATCAATACATCCACTCCTATTTAGAGTTTCTTTCGGGATCTCGATGTATCAACTTTTGTGATGTCGTGATCATGAGATCAATAAGTTGTGATCTCGACGTAATGAGGGAATACCTTTTTTTATTCGTACGGTATGTCCTCTCTGGACTTCCGTAAATGACATGATATTGGCATGTGCTTAATTCCTGTTAGCCCAACGGTCAATACCACCCTGAAGAGCTTGGGGGCGCTGTACCGCAGACAGGGTAAACTAGAGGCAGCTGAGACACTGGAGGAGTGTGCTACCAAGACACGCAAGCAGGTACTGCACGATCACTGACACACGCAGGTACTATACAATCAGTCAAAAAATCAATTGCTACACAATCATTAAAAAAGCAGGTACAGGCACTCGGATACACTGGCAGTGCAATTACCCACGGTTGTGGTCTCGAGCCTTAAAGCTCTGAATGCATTCTGTTTTAACCCAGCGGACATTTAGAATGAatcatctctctcactctatccctctttcgtcccctcctcctctcgcaGGGTATAGATGCCATCAACCAGAGTAAGGTGGTGGAGCTCCTGAAGGATGGGGCCCCTGGAGGGGGGGAGCGACGTCAGAACCGGGAGGGTTTTAGTGGTCCCCAGCGGGGGGACTGTGAGGGAGATGATGGAGCAGAGTGGAACGGGGTACGAAACCTCtgtcttttggggggggggggcaaatagctcaaataaaaaaaatctggTGTGATGTTTGTCCAATACATTGATAGAAGACATGAGAAAAGGTTTTGGAAAAATAATCAAATACCTCAAATGACTATTGATTCATGTTTTAAGGCCTATCCTTGACGGGGTGTGTTTGTCTTGTTTTCTCAGGAGGGTAACGGTTCATTGCGTCGGAGCGGCTCCTTCGGAAAGATCCGCGACGCCCTGCGCAGGAGCAGTGAGATGCTGGTGAAGAAACTACAAGGCAGCGGCCCCCAGGATCCCTGCAACCCAGGGTGAGCCGTCACTGCTCATACCATGCATGAATTAGTGTTTCCCCCCAGGGTTTTTTCTATGGTGGGGAGCCGACAATGCACCGTAGTTCGTCAAACTGATAATAACAATAAAGCAACATCCAAGCaatgacatttttatttttattgaagcCTAAAAGATTGTGTGATCCTTAGGATGACGAGAGCGAGCTCTCTCAACTTCCTCAACAAGAGTGCAGAAGACCCCTCACAGGTACCAGCAGCACACTGTTAACCCCCCTCCCTATCACATATAGTTATTAATTAACCTGTTAGTTATGAGCCAAGGACTGctgtgacagacagagaacaaacaAGTCCTGGGTTATACATTGAGATGAAAGGATTGGACTTGGACAGTTTCAGATTTACTCTTGGAATATCCCTGCtaaactccctccctctctccaggatGCCAACACGGGCCTTTCGGAATGCAGAGGACTGAGCGCCAGCAACGTGGACTTGTCAAGACGCAGCTCCCTGATTGGTTAAACAGACAGGAGGCGGGACCAGGAGGAGGAAGGGCCAATGAGAAGAAACTGCTGGCTGTCCGATGCGATCAAAACACACTTCAGGTCCCAACACTCGCATTCAAGACATTTTCGGGAAGAAAAATGATCGAGAAAAACACGACTTGACATGGCTTTTTTGTGACAAATCTCTGTGTCGGTCTGCTTCACTGTATACTTCGCTGGCATCAAACAGTAGAGAAAATGTATATTTAACACGGCATGCTGCATACTAGAACATGGAATGTCTGCACTACTTATGGTGACTGAGGCATAGCATCATAACAGAATAGCGAGTAATTATTATTGCAACTTGACAAATGTCTATCATAACTGCCTGGTACTTCTGGTGCAGACGCTCGGCCATAGAAATCGGAATAGAACTAGTTTATCTGTCTTCGAGAAGCATCACACTCATTGATTATTAGTGGCATGAATACTGCAAATGCTAGCAACCTGTTCAATAGATATCACAGTGCTAGAGCGGTATAAATCATATAGGTTTTTAAGACGAGTTACAGGAGGTATGAACTACAGCTGTTAGAAGATTCAGCAAGGACAAAGACTGTACACAATATTTTGGCGATGATGAAAATAATCTGAGTGCGTCTGTATTTTAACATCAAATGGGAGCAAAACAGCGCTGACCAGTTCAAGCTCACTATTTTGCCTTCTgaatttttgttctgtatatacTGGTTTAAGTTATTTAATATTTCTTTCTTTGTATATAGCACAAACAGTTTTTGTTTAGAGCATAGGAGGACCTTTATTGGGGAGACAGATGCTGGAATTATGTCAAACAAGTGAATAGAAACGGAGAAAATACACTCACCAGACAGTTTATTATATTACCCCTCTAGTACCGGGTCGGACTCCTCCTTtccctccagaacagcctgaattcttcgggGGATTATACAAGGTGTCGTAAACGTTCCACAGCGACGTTGGTCCGTACTGACACGATAGCATCACGCAGTTGCTGCAGACTGGGCGGCAGGTACATTCATGCTGTGAACATcccgttccatctcatcccaaagatgttctattgcagaggtaggcaaccctgttcctggagtgctgCAGGGTTTTTTAACCAACTAGGCCCCACACCTGACCAACTACGCTAATTGATCAGGTCAGTAATTGCTTAAATTCAACAGACCTGAACTTCCACGTCAGTTAACTCAAAAACATGGGCCAGGGTTGCCTACCTCTGCTCCATtggttgaggtctggggactgCACGGGCCATTCAAGTAAACTGAActcgctgtcatgttccaggcaatgtttttccactcttcAATTGTTTAGTGTTGGTGATGGCGGGCCCTCTGGAGCCGCCGCTTCTTGTCTTCAgatgataggagtggaacccggtgggGTCGTCTGCTGCagtagcccatccgtgacaaggattAACAAGTTGTGCATtcccgagatgccgttctgcgcACCAGTGTTGTACGGCGTTGTAATTTGTCTGTTTGTAGCccgcttgcacgattcttgccattctcctttctCGTCAACGAAACTGCCGCTGACTTACGATCATTCCACGCTCAGTCGCTtgggtcactcgttttgcccattctaacttTTCATTCGACAGTAACTGAATgtctcgatgcctgtctgcctgctatatatagcaagccacggccatgcgactcactgtctgtaggagcgattCATTTTTGTGGACacggtggtgtacctaataaactggccggtGAGTAGAACAGTGAAAAGACAAACGGGGGAATATAACTTCTAGTCAAATGTATTACTTAGTCTCGTTTGACATCAAGTGAAAATTTGACTTAAACCGAAGTTAGGATTTCCCTCAATCTGTAGCCTGATCTGTCTAGATTTGTTTGCGCTCTAGCCAACTACGCTATCATTAGTTGTCTTACCAGACAATTCTGAACGTGATAAATAAGGCTGTTTACATAGGCAGCCCAAttctaatattttttttttccactaatttgtcttttgaccaatcacatcagctcctttcacatcagctctttttcagagcggatctgattggtcaaaagagcaaatagtgaaaaaatatataaatcgaGCTGCCCGGTGTGAAAGTAGCTCATTTTGGCGGAAGCACAGACCGATTTTTAAACCAGGTTCGAATTCATTAGGCACGAAACTGAAGAAAAGGGGCTGAAACCTAGGACAACCTGGACTCTTCCAATACGAAATGCTCGTTTTCTGTTGCTCCAAAAAAGTTTTTGCTAcgatgtgcactaatgaatatgaGGCTAACTTAGTTCTGCTCAGGGGGGGATACTGGAAATGCTGACATTGGACAAACAGTGCATCTCAGTCAGTGTAGCCCTTTAGGCACGACGCGGTACAATCTCCAGACACACTATAAATGGAATGCACAGACACAGCACAACATCACTCCAATCAAGTTAGATTTCCACGTAGTTGTACTGCTCTCTGATGAGTTTAGCGAGGTACTGTATCTGTTTCTTTAAGAGGTTAGAGTTGGGAGAACGGTAACGTTATGTAACTATCAATTCTTCTAGTTCTTGTGACTTCTCTCTTTCCTTGGTTGGCGTTTTACTGAATATATGAGCATGATCTTTCCAtctctttttatatatatatatatatatatataaaacaatgaTTCCTGATCACTACTGTTGATTGGAATGATTCAGATCGGTTTACAGAAGCTGGCTCTAGGATGATCCAACCAATGACCGTCCTCTCACCAAACGTTGTCGTCATTCGGTCTGTTTTTGTCTGTGATCGGCTCCAACCTCAAGTGAAGATGTGCAGGTTGTTGTCGAACACCGAGTGGTTGATTTAAATGTTGGGTTTTTACTTTTATCATGGGAGGGCGGAACAaggaggagggggttgagagTTGTGTTGGCTCtgtaattgttttgttttttaagacCGATACCAAGAGACTTGGCCACAGA of the Oncorhynchus gorbuscha isolate QuinsamMale2020 ecotype Even-year linkage group LG25, OgorEven_v1.0, whole genome shotgun sequence genome contains:
- the LOC124013703 gene encoding kinesin light chain 2-like, encoding MVYPRSEEALERLTQDEIVLNTKAVMQGLETLRGEHAQLLTSLLDCTQPPAAQEKSGLLRKSLEAIELGLGEAQVIIALSGHLSAVESEKQKLRAQVRRLCQENQWLRDELAGTQSKLQCSEQSVAQLEEEKKHLEFMNKIKKFDDDVSPSEEKAAGETSKDSLDDLFPNDDDQGQAQPSGEAAAQQGGYEIPARLRTLHNLVIQYASQGRYEVAVPLCKQALEDLEKTSGHDHPDVATMLNILALVYRDQNKYKEAAHLLNDALAIREKTLGKDHPAVAATLNNLAVLYGKRGKYKEAEPLCKRALEIREKVLGKYHPDVAKQLNNLALLCQNQGKYEEVEYYYRRALEIYQSKLGADDPNVAKTKNNLATCYLKQGKFKDAESLYKEILTRAHEKEFGSVNNDNKPIWMHAEEREESKAKRKDAVPYGEYGSWYKACKVDSPTVNTTLKSLGALYRRQGKLEAAETLEECATKTRKQGIDAINQSKVVELLKDGAPGGGERRQNREGFSGPQRGDCEGDDGAEWNGEGNGSLRRSGSFGKIRDALRRSSEMLVKKLQGSGPQDPCNPGMTRASSLNFLNKSAEDPSQDANTGLSECRGLSASNVDLSRRSSLIG